Genomic window (Patescibacteria group bacterium):
GCCTGTTATTGGAAGGAAAGATTACCTTCCTCAACACGAGCTAATTGCCTACGGTTGGTACGGAGTGCACAAATTCATGAAATCTAAGGACAAAAGTTTGCTTTTCCACCCCAAACCAGCGAAAAGCAAATTGCACCCAACTATGAAACCTGTTTCTTTGCTAAGGCGCTTGATTCTTAACAGCACAGAAATTGGTGAGGCTGTGTATGATCCTTTTGGTGGATCAGGCTCAACTTTGATTGCTTGCGAGCATACCGAAAGAAGCTGTTTGATGGTGGAAATGGATCCTGCTTATTGCGCAACGATTATTAAGCGTTGGGAAAAGTTAACCGGAGCGAAAGCAGAGAAACTAAAGGAGGTAACCAATGATAAAAGATAAAGAACTAACAACTGTAGAAGCGAGAATTATCAAAAATAAGAAATTGCTTCTAGAGCAACTCAAAAAAACTCCCATAATCCAAGTGGCTACGGAGAAGGTGGGCATTAGCCGGGCAACTTATTACCGTTGGCGTAAAGAGGACAAGAACTTTGCTGAAGAAGCGGAAGAAGCAAAACGGGAAGGTATTCAGTTGGTAAACGACATGGCGGAGTCGCAACTTTTGGCTGCAATTCGAGATAGAAATATGACCGCCATAATTTACTGGCTTAAGCATCACCACGTAGATTATTCCACGCGTATTGAAATAGCTGGAAAAATAAGACACGAACACTACGAATTAACAGCTGAGCAAAAAGACTTAATGAAAAAAGCAATTAGATTAGCATTGCCAGAAGCAGAGGAGGATAACACGCATGAAAAGTAATCCATTAAAAATTACAGAAAAAGAGTTTAAAGAACTAGAAGAGCTAATAGAAAAGGACGCGCAGTTTAGAAAGCAACTAGCTAAGGAAAGCCATTTTTGGTTTTTCTACACCTACTTTTCTCACTACATTACGTATAAACCTG
Coding sequences:
- a CDS encoding phBC6A51 family helix-turn-helix protein, with product MIKDKELTTVEARIIKNKKLLLEQLKKTPIIQVATEKVGISRATYYRWRKEDKNFAEEAEEAKREGIQLVNDMAESQLLAAIRDRNMTAIIYWLKHHHVDYSTRIEIAGKIRHEHYELTAEQKDLMKKAIRLALPEAEEDNTHEK